The following are encoded in a window of Methanobacterium sp. genomic DNA:
- the hpt gene encoding hypoxanthine/guanine phosphoribosyltransferase, producing the protein MIEILKKTLEESPVVKKGEYDYFIHPITDGIMLVEPDLLREVAKAIKEVANLNVDKIVCMEAMGIHITTALSLETDIPFVVVRKRCYELDEEIAVHQITGYSECEMYINGIRRGDKVLVVDDVVSTGGTMIAVLNALKSSGVEIVDVVAVVEKGEGKQRVKNETGYEVKTLVKVDVKDGKVIIEDSIF; encoded by the coding sequence ATGATAGAAATACTTAAAAAAACACTTGAAGAATCACCAGTAGTAAAAAAAGGAGAATATGATTATTTTATACACCCTATTACTGATGGTATAATGCTGGTCGAACCTGATCTTTTAAGAGAAGTTGCAAAAGCCATTAAAGAGGTTGCAAATTTAAACGTTGATAAAATCGTGTGCATGGAGGCCATGGGAATCCACATTACAACTGCACTTTCACTTGAAACAGATATACCTTTTGTGGTGGTTAGAAAACGCTGCTATGAATTGGATGAAGAAATTGCTGTTCATCAAATAACAGGCTACAGTGAATGCGAAATGTATATTAACGGAATCAGAAGAGGAGATAAAGTCCTGGTTGTAGACGATGTTGTAAGTACGGGAGGGACTATGATAGCAGTTTTAAACGCCTTAAAGAGCTCTGGAGTAGAGATAGTAGATGTTGTCGCAGTTGTAGAAAAAGGAGAAGGAAAACAGCGGGTTAAAAATGAAACAGGATATGAAGTCAAAACTCTTGTAAAGGTTGATGTAAAGGATGGAAAAGTAATAATAGAAGATAGTATTTTCTAA
- a CDS encoding signal recognition particle protein Srp54, whose protein sequence is MLGNLGKNLTKTMKKLAGMSIIDEEVVKEAIKDIQRALIQSDVNIKLVLNLSKKIEERALKEEPPKGITPREYIITIVYEELVNLIGSKAEEVEIDDRPYKIMFVGLQGSGKTTTIGKLTKYLQKKGFNPAVVGTDTWRPAAFEQLRQLTENMNVPLYGDPENKDALDLARKGLKEFKKHDTIIVDTAGRHKEEKDLLNEMEQLSAIVKPNEVILVIDGTIGQQAREQALAFNQATDVGSIVITKLDGSAKGGGALSAVSEIGAPIKFIGTGERIDDFEVFDPERFISRLLGMGDIKTLLEKVEEIADEDLDTDTMDAILSGKFTLKDMYSQFEMMNKMGPIGQVMNMIPGMGGKLPKNASQMTEEKITRYKIMMDSMTEDELTHPEVIKQSRVKRIAKGSGMRNEDVKELLKYYNVTKKAMKGFGKRKMSGPLGQMMRQMMR, encoded by the coding sequence ATGTTAGGTAATCTTGGAAAAAACTTAACAAAAACAATGAAAAAATTGGCCGGAATGTCAATAATCGATGAAGAAGTAGTAAAAGAAGCTATAAAAGATATACAAAGGGCATTAATTCAATCTGATGTTAATATTAAACTTGTATTAAACTTATCAAAGAAAATAGAAGAAAGAGCACTAAAAGAAGAACCGCCTAAGGGGATTACGCCGAGAGAATATATAATAACCATAGTATACGAGGAACTTGTAAATCTCATTGGTTCAAAGGCAGAGGAAGTGGAAATTGATGATAGACCTTACAAAATAATGTTTGTAGGACTTCAAGGAAGCGGTAAAACAACCACCATCGGAAAACTTACAAAATATCTACAGAAGAAAGGATTCAATCCTGCAGTTGTAGGTACAGACACATGGAGGCCGGCGGCATTTGAACAACTGCGTCAGCTAACTGAAAACATGAATGTGCCTCTTTACGGTGACCCTGAAAACAAAGATGCACTTGATCTTGCAAGAAAAGGCCTTAAAGAATTTAAAAAACATGATACCATTATAGTAGACACTGCAGGACGTCATAAAGAAGAAAAAGACCTTCTTAATGAAATGGAGCAATTATCTGCCATTGTTAAGCCAAATGAAGTTATACTGGTTATTGACGGTACCATAGGTCAGCAGGCTCGTGAACAGGCCCTTGCATTCAATCAAGCTACAGACGTAGGTTCAATTGTTATAACAAAGCTTGATGGTTCTGCAAAGGGTGGTGGAGCGCTTTCTGCAGTTTCAGAAATTGGTGCACCTATAAAATTCATTGGAACTGGAGAGAGAATCGATGACTTTGAGGTATTTGACCCGGAACGTTTCATATCAAGACTTCTTGGAATGGGCGACATTAAAACGCTCCTTGAAAAGGTGGAAGAGATTGCAGATGAAGATCTGGACACAGACACCATGGACGCTATTTTAAGCGGGAAATTCACCCTTAAAGACATGTATTCCCAGTTTGAAATGATGAATAAAATGGGACCCATAGGGCAGGTTATGAATATGATTCCTGGAATGGGCGGAAAGCTCCCTAAAAACGCTTCCCAAATGACAGAAGAGAAGATAACCAGGTATAAAATCATGATGGACTCCATGACTGAAGATGAACTCACACATCCTGAAGTTATAAAACAATCCAGAGTAAAGAGAATTGCAAAAGGTTCAGGCATGCGTAATGAGGATGTTAAAGAGCTTCTTAAGTATTATAATGTCACTAAAAAGGCCATGAAAGGATTTGGAAAGCGTAAAATGAGTGGTCCTTTAGGTCAGATGATGCGGCAGATGATGCGGTAA